The following nucleotide sequence is from Streptomyces brevispora.
CCGTTCAGGGCGTTGTGGGCGGGCCAGGGTGCCGCGGCCGCCCGCCAGTCCGCGGCGGGGCCGTCCCGGGTGTAGAGCACGGCGGTGGCCAGGCTGGAGTCCGGGGAATCGCCGGTGACGACGAACGCCTGGCGGGTGCCGACCGGGATCTCGGCCCTGGTCCGCGGGCCCAGCCCCGGAATCTCCCGCGGCGGGGTGGGCGACGGTCCGGGCGGTACGGCGGCGGGCCCGGCGGGCGACGACTCCGACGAGGGCTGCGCGGGGGACGGCGCACCGGACCCCGGTGGGCCGGGAACCTCGGGGGCGCCCGCGGCCTTCGTGCGCGCACCGCTCCCGCCCGTACCGAAGCCGCCCGTTCCGCATCCGGCCAGCAGCAGGACGAGGACGGCGCAGACGACATACGGGAGCCGCAGAGGAACGCTCGAACGGGGCACGGACACGGGGGGCTCCTCAGCAGTCGTCGGCGGAAGCCGTGGGGCTTTGCGGGCCCGCCCTGGGGTCCGCTGTGCCGATGTCGGCCCAGGCAGTCTTTGCCGCAGCCGGGTCCGGCCAATCCGGCGCCGGGGCCATCCGGCTGTACCCGTCCAGGTGATTCATGCACTTGTATGCGCGCGGCCCGCGCGTTCCCGGGTGACTCGCGTGCATCCAGACCGGGCGGGACGCACGCACGACGGGAACGCGGAACAGCCCCCGGCCGGTGGCCAGGGGCTGTTTCACGTGAAACCCGGTGCGGGTTGGTCGGGCTGCTTCTCCGGTCGGACTGCTTCTCCGGCCGGGCTACTTCTCCGCGGCGTCCTTCGCGGACGCGACCGGCTTGCGGAGCTGGATGTTCAGCTCGCGCAGCCGGGTCTCGTCCAGCACCGTCGGCGCGCCCATCATCAGGTCCTGGGCGTTGCCGTTCAGCGGGAAGGCGATCGTCTCGCGGATGTTGGGCTCGTCGGCCAGCAGCATCACGATGCGGTCGACACCCGGGGCGATGCCACCGTGCGGCGGGGCACCGAGGCGGAAGGCGCGGAGCATGCCCGCGAATTCCTGCTCGACGGTCTCGCGGTCGTAACCGGCGATCTCGAAGGCCTTGAGCATGAGCTCGGGCTCGTGGTTACGGATGGCGCCGGAGGACAGCTCGATGCCGTTGCAGACGATGTCGTACTGCCAGGCGAGGATGTCCAGCGGGTCCTTCTCCTCAAGGTCCTTCAGGCCGCCCTGGGGCATCGAGAAGGGGTTGTGCGAGAAGTCGATCTTCCCGGTGTCCTCGTCCTTCTCGTACATCGGGAAGTCGACGATCCAGCAGAACCGGAAGACGCCCTCCTCGAAGTGGCCGGCGCGCTTGGCGGCCTCGACGCGGACGACCGACATGATCTTGGAGACCTCGTCGAACTCGCCGGCGCCGAAGAACACGGCGTGGCCGGGGACGAGCGAGAGCCGCTCGGTGAGGGTCTTGACGTCCGTCTCGGTGAGGAACTTGGCGATGGGGCCCGCCAGCTTGCCGTCCTCGCCGACGCGGACCCAGGCGAGGCCCTTGGCGCCGTGCTCGACGGCGTAGTCACCGAGGCCGTCGAAGAACTTCCGGGACTGGCCCGCGGTGTCCGGCACCGGGAGGGCGCGGACGTGCTTGCCGGCGAAGGCCTTGAACTCCGAGTCCGCGAAGACGTCGGAGATGTCCACGAGCTCCAGCTTGGCGCGCAGGTCCGGCTTGTCGTTGCCGTACTTCAGCATCGACTCGCGGAACGGGATGCGCGGGAAGGGCGAGGTGACGTGGCGGCCGTTGCCGAACTCCTCGAAGAGCTCGGTCATGAGCTTCTCGATCGGGCGGAAGACGTCCTCCTGCTCGACGAAGGACATCTCGACGTCGAGCTGGTAGAACTCGCCGGGCGACCGGTCGGCGCGGGCGTCCTCGTCACGGAAGCACGGCGCGATCTGGAAGTAGCGGTCGAAGCCGGAGATCATCAGCAGCTGCTTGAACTGCTGAGGGGCCTGCGGCAGCGCGTAGAACTTGCCCGGGTTCAGCCGGGACGGGACGACGAAGTCACGGGCGCCCTCGGGAGAGGTCGCGGTGAGGATCGGCGTCGCCATCTCGTTGAAGCCGAGGGCGACCATCTTGGAGCGGATCGAGGCGATGACGGAGGAGCGCAGCATGATGTTGCGGTGCATGCGCTCGCGGCGCAGGTCGAGGAAGCGGTACTCCAGGCGCCGCTCCTCGTTGACCCCGTCCTCGGCGTTGATCGTGAAGGGCAGCGGGGCGGACTCGCCCAGCACCTCGACCTCGGTGACCTCGATCTCGATCTCGCCGGTCGGGAGCTCCGGGTTGACGTTGTCGGCGCCGCGGGCGGAGACCTTGCCGTCGATCCGTACGACGGTCTCCTTGGTGAGCTTCGCCAGGGCGTCGTTGCCGGGGGTGCCGGGGCGGGCGACGAGCTGCACCAGACCGTAGTGGTCGCGCAGATCGATGAAGAGGATGCCACCCAGGTCTCGGCGATTGTGCAGCCAGCCGCTCAGCCGGACGTCGGTGCCGACGTCAGAGGCGCGGAGCTCGCCGCAGGTGTGGGACCTGTACCGATGCATCGTCGTTCATCCAGTCTTCGCGGTTGGGGGCGGATACAGCCACCCCAGGCTACCGCCCGCGACCGGACCCTTTCATTGCCATTGTCTCCAGCGGGATCGCCGGTGGGCCCGAGCCGGGTCCGAGCCTGCCCGAGCCGGGTCCGCGGCGGGCCGCCTCGGGGGCGATCGGGCCGTGCGCGGTACGAGCGGGTTCCGCCCTCAGGCGCCTGACGGGCTGGGTGGTGCGCCGGGGGACGCGTCCGGGGTGGGGGGCACCGGGTCGGGGGTCGCCGGGTCCGGGGGGTCCGGTGGGGGCAGGTGGCCCTTGCGGAGTTCGCCGAGGATGCCGAAGGCCGCCGCGCACACCGGGACCGCGAGCAGCATCCCCAGCAGGCCCGCCACGCTCGCGCCCGCCGTCAGCGCGATCAGGATCGTGGCCGGGTGCATCTGGACCGTACGGCTCTGGATCAACGGCTGAAGGATGTGGCCCTCCAGCACCTGTACGGCGAGCACCACCCCGAGCGCCCAGAGCGCGATCACCAGCCCCCGGTCCGCGAGCGCCACCAGCACCGCGACGGTGCCCGAGATGAAGGCCCCCAGGTACGGGATGTAGGCGCCGACCAGGACCAGCGCGCCCAGCCCCACCGCACCGGGCACCTTCAGGATCAGCAGGCCGACCGTGATGCAGGCCGCGTCGATGAGCGCGATGAACGTCGTGCCGCGCATGAAGCCCTCGACGGCCTCGAACGCCCGCCGGCCCATCGCCTCGACCAGGTCGCCGGTGCCGCGCGGGGCGATGGAGTGCGCGAGTTTCACGCCCCGGTCGGAGTCGCGCAGGAAGAAGAAGGTCAGCAGGAGCGCGAGCACGCTCGTGGCGATGAGCGAACCGACCAGGCTGAGGCCGCTCAGGAGCCCGCCCGCGGCGCTCGCGCCGAACTTCCCGACGAGCTGCTTCGCATTGGCGGCCAGGTCGTCCACATTGGTGTTGCCCGCCACCCCGAAGTGGTCGACGACCCAATGACCGGCGTCCTTCAGCGACCGGACGATCTGGTCGCCGGTGTCGATGAGCGCGGAGACGACGATGTATCCGGCGCCGCCGACCACCGCGACGAGGAGGGCGCAGGTCAGCCCGGCCGCCAGCGAACGGTTCACCCCGTGCGCGGTCATCCACCGGTGGACCGGACCGAGCAGCGCCGTACCGAGCAGCGCGAGCATGACGGGGGTGACGGCGGTCTTGAGGGCGACGCACAGCCAGACGACCAGGGCGGCGACACCGGCGACCAGCAGGACAACACCGCACCAGGCGGCCAGGCGCCGTGCGCCAAGGGGCAGGAGGGGCTTCTGGGTCTGCACCCCCTCACCCGATCACGCGGCGGGTGCGCTGTCCCCGCCCGGGCCGCCGTACGAGTGACGAACCGTCATACGGCGGCGGCGAGGCTCACATTCCGTGGACGGCGGGCACGGTGCCGAGGCGGCCGGCCTGGAAGTCCTCGAAGGCCTGCTTCAGTTCGGCCTGGCTGTTCATCACGAACGGCCCGTAGTGAGCCATCGGCTCCCGGATGGGACGCCCGCCGAGGAGGACGACCTCCAGCTCCGGGGTGTTGCCGTCCTGCCGCTCGTCCGCGCGGACGGTCAGCGAGGAGCCGGCGCCGAAGACGGCGGTCTGGCCCATGTGGACGGGCCGGCGCTCCTCACCCACGGTGCCGCGGCCCGCGAGCACGTACGCGAGGCCGTTGAAGTCCTCGCGCCACGGCAGGGTCACCTCGGCGCCGGGGCGCACGGTGGCGTGGATCATCGTGATGGGGGTGTGGGTGACACCCGGGCCCTCGTGGCCGTCGAGCTCGCCCGCGATCACGCGGAGCAGCGCGCCGCCGTCCGGGGAGGCGAGGAGCTGGACCTGGCCGCCGCGGATGTCCTGGTAGCGCGGGGCCATCATCTTGTCGGCCTTGGGCAGGTTCACCCAGAGCTGGAGGCCGTGGAAGAGGCCGCCCGACATGACGAGCGACTCCGGCGGCGCCTCGATGTGGAGCAGCCCGGAACCGGCCGTCATCCACTGGGTGTCGCCGTTCTGGATGGTGCCGCCGCCACCGTTGGAGTCCTGGTGAACGAAGGTGCCGTCGATCAGGTAGGTGACGGTCTCGAAGCCGCGGTGCGGGTGCCAGGGGGTGCCCTTGGGCTCGCCGGCCGCGTACTCCACCTCGCCCATCTGGTCCATCATGATGAACGGGTCGAGGTGCTTGTAGTTGATCCCCGCGAATGCGCGGCGCACGGGGAATCCCTCGCCCTCGAACCCGCTGGGCGCCGTGGTCACGGCGAGCACGGGACGGGCCACGGCATCGCCCGAGGCGGCGACCTTGGGCAGGGTCAGCGGGTTTTCGACGGTTACTGCGGGCATGGAAGCCACCTCCGGGGATTGTCCTGAAACCAATTTAGTTGAATGGTGAACATCTAGCAAGGCGTCTTCCATTCCCGCACCGTCCACGACAGCGCGAAGGGGCCCGTACCGCCCGGCGTCGCTCGGCGGTACGGGCCCCTTCCCGAGGGGCGGGGGTCGACGGTCAGCCGTACATACGGCGCATCGCGAAGTCGACCATCTGCTCCACGGCCTTGGCGTCGAAGACCATGCGGTGCTCGCCCTCCATGTCCAGGACGAAGCCGTAGCCGGTGGGCAGCAGGTCGATCACCTCGGCCCCGGTGATCACGAAGTACTTGGACTCCTTGCCCGCGTAGAGCCGCAGCTCCTTGAGCGTGGTGAACATCGGGATCACCGGCTGCTGGGTGTTGTGCAGCGCGAGGAAGCCCGGATTGTCGCCGCGCGGGCAGTAGACCTTCGACGTCGCGAAGATCTGCTGGAAGTCCTCGGCGGCCAGCGAGCCGGTCGTGAAGGCCCGTACCGCGTCGCCCAGCGAGGGCGGCGAGGGTTCGGGGTACAGCGGCTGCTCGCCGTAGCCGCCACCCATCGGCTGCTGTGCGCCCTGATTCTGGTCGTAGCCGTACATGAGGCAAAGAGTAATCGGCCACATCTCCCCCTTGAGGGGTTGCGCCTTATTACTGACGGGTAGCATCATCGGAGAGGTCAGCTGATACGTCCGGGCCCCGCCAGATCCCCGGCCGCGCGGCAGACCGGTATCCGCGAGCCCGTCGCCCGATCCTCACCTCTCCACGGGGCGCTGCGCGCCACTGCTATTGATTACGGAGCCTTCCCATGGGGCACTACAAGTCGAATCTCCGCGACATCGAGTTCAACCTCTTCGAGGTCCTCGGGCGCGACAAGCTGTACGGCACCGGACCGTTCGCGGAGATGGACGTCGAGACCGCGAAGAGCATCCTCGACGAGGTCGCCCGCCTCGCGGAGAACGAGCTCGCCGACTCCTACGCCGACGCCGACCGCAACCCCCCGGTCTTCGACCCGGAGACCAACACCGCACCGGTACCGGACAGCTTCAAGAAGTCCTACCAGGCCTTCATGGACTCCGAGTACTGGCGCCTGGGCCTCCCCGAGGAGATCGGCGGCACGACCTCCCCACGCTCCCTGATCTGGGGTTACGCGGAGCTGCTGCTCGGCGCGAACCCGGCCGTGTGGATGTACTCCTCCGGCCCGGCCTTCGCCGGCATCCTCTTCGACGAGGGCAACGAGGCGCAGAAGAAGATCGCCGAGATCGCCGTCGAGAAGCAGTGGGGCTCGACGATGGTGCTGACCGAGCCGGACGCCGGTTCCGACGTCGGCGCGGGCCGCACGAAGGCCGTCGAGCAGGCGGACGGCTCCTGGCACATCGAGGGCGTGAAGCGCTTCATCACCTCGGGTGAGCACGACATGTCCGAGAACATCATTCACTACGTGCTGGCCCGCCCCGAGGGCGCGGGACCGGGCACCAAGGGCCTCTCGCTCTTCATGGTCCCGAAGTTCCACTTCGACTGGACCACCGGCGAACTGTCCGAGCGCAACGGCGTGTACGCGACGAACGTCGAGCACAAGATGGGCCTCAAGGCTTCCAACACCTGCGAGATGACGTTCGGCGACCAGCACCCCGCCAAGGGCTGGCTGATCGGCGACAAGCACGACGGCATCCGCCAGATGTTCCGCATCATCGAGTTCGCCCGCATGATGGTCGGCACGAAGGCCATCGCGGCGCTCTCGACGGGTTACCTGAACGCGCTGGAGTACGCCAAGGAGCGCGTCCAGGGAACCGACCTGTCGCAGTTCATGGACAAGACCGCCCCCAAGGTCACCATCACGCACCACCCCGACGTGCGCCGCTCGCTCATGACGCAGAAGGCGTACGCCGAGGGCATGCGCTCCCTCGTGCTGTACACCGCCTCCGTGCAGGACGCGATCCAGGAGAGCGAGGCCGCGGGCGAGGACGCGAAGGCGCTGCACGGCCTCAACGACCTGCTGCTCCCGATCGTGAAGGGCTACGGCTCGGAGAAGTCGTACGAGCAGCTGGCACAGTCGCTCCAGACGTTCGGCGGCTCCGGGTACCTCCAGGAGTACCCGATCGAGCAGTACATCCGTGACGCCAAGATCGACACGCTGTACGAGGGCACGACGGCCATCCAGGGCCAGGACTTCTTCTTCCGGAAGATCGTCCGCGACCAGGGCGCCTCGCTCAACACGCTCTCCGAGGAGATCAAGAAGTTCCTCGCGGGCGCCCAGGGCAACGAGGAGCTGTCCGGCGCGCTGGACTCGCTCGCCAAGGCCGCCGTGGACCTGGAGGCGATCGTCGGCACGATGATCACCGACCTCACCGCGACCGGCGAGGACGTGAAGAACATCTACAAGGTGGGCCTGAACACCACCCGCCTGCTGCTGGCCTCCGGCGATGTCGTCGTCGGCTACCTGCTGCTCAAGGGCGCGGCCGTGGCCGTCGAGAAGCTGCCGACCGCTGCCGCGAAGGACGTCGCCTTCTACCGGGGCAAGATCGCCGCCGCGAAGTTCTTCGCCGCGAACGTCCTGCCGGGCGTCGGGGCCGAGCGCGCGCTCGCCGAGTCCGTCGACAACTCCCTGATGGAGCTGGACGAGGCCGCGTTCTAGGCTTCCGCGACCGAGATCGTCGACGGCACCGTCACCCGGACACGTTTCCGGGTGACGGTGCCGGCGTATCCGGCCGGGTACGCCGGCGGCAGGACCCGGAACCCCGTCCACGGGAGAAACCCTCGCGCTCCGGGGCACTGCCCGGCTCGCTGCGTCGACGGGCTGTGGCAGCGGTGTGACACGGCTATCGTCCGGGCGTCGCCGCGGACGGCATGCCGCCGCCCCGGGCGCCGGTGCGGCCCCGGGTTCCGTTCATGGGCAGGGCGCGGGCGACGGGGGACGACGGTGAATTCTCCGGGACGCGCCTGGTTAAAGTGAAGAACATGAGCTCTTCCCCCCGCTTCGACCGCGGGCACACCGACGATCTGATGGCCTTCCTGATGGCCTGCCCCTCCCCGTACCACGCCGTGGCGACCGCCGCGTCGAGGCTGGAGAAGGCCGGTTTCCGGCAGGTCGAGGAGACGGCGGCCTGGGACGGGTCCAGCGGCGGGAAGTACGTCCTGCGCGGCGGCGCGATCGTGGCCTGGTACGTGCCCGAGGGCGCCGGGGCCAGCACCCCGTTCCGGATCGTCGGGGCGCACACCGACTCGCCGAACCTGCGCGTGAAGCCGATGCCCGACACGGGCGCGCACGGCTGGCGGCAGATCGCCGTGGAGGTCTACGGCGGCACGCTCCTCAACACCTGGCTGGACCGCGACCTCGGCCTCGCCGGGCGGATCTCGCTGCGCGACGGGACGCACCGGCTGGTCAACATCGACCGGGCGCTGCTGCGCGTCCCCCAGCTGGCCGTGCACCTGGACCGGTCGGCCAACCCGGACGGCCTCAAGCTCGACCGCCAGAAGCACATGCAGCCGATCTGGGGCCTCGGGGACGTGGCGGAGGGCGACCTCATCCGCTTCGTCGCCGATGAGGCGGGCGTCGACGCCGAGGACATCACCGGCTGGGACCTGATGCCGCACCCCGTCGAGGCACCCTCCTACCTGGGCCGCGACCGCGAGCTGGTGGCCGGGCCCCGGATGGACAACCTGCTCTCGGTGCACGCGGCCGTCGCGGCGCTCGCCGCCGTCGCCGGACAGCCCGACGCGGAGATCCCGTACATCCCGGTGCTGGCCGCCTTCGACCACGAGGAGAACGGCTCGCAGTCCGACACCGGCGCGGACGGGCCGCTGCTCGGCACGGTCCTGGAGCGTTCGGTGTTCGCCCGCGGCGGTACGTACGAGGACCGCGCCCGTGCCTTCGCCGGCACCGTCTGCCTCTCCTCCGACACCGGCCACGCGATCCACCCCAACTACGCCGAGCGGCACGACCCGACGCACCACCCGGTCATCAACGGCGGACCGATCCTCAAGGTCAACGTCAACATGCGGTACGCGACCGACGGCAGCGGCCGGGCCGTGTTCGCGTCGGCGTGCGAGAAGGCGGGCGTGCCGTGGCAGCTGTTCGTCTCCAACAACTCGATGCCGTGCGGCACCACGATCGGCCCGATCACCGCCGCCCGGCACGGCATCCAGACCATCGACATCGGTGTGGCCATCCTGTCGATGCACAGCGCCCGTGAACTGTGCGGCTCCGACGATCCGCACCTGCTGGCGACCGCACTGGCCTCGTTCCTCGCGGGCTGACCCCGACGCCAACCGCCACCGCACGCATGGTCGTTGCCGGGCCGGGTACCCGCCCCGTACACGGCCCGGAGCTTCCGGGCCGTCGAGGAGGCGGAACTCATGGGACTCGGAGGATGCTTCATTCTCATCGGCGTGGGGGCGATACTCGCGTTCGCGACCGACTGGAAGATGGACAGCGTCAACGTCGACATGGTCGGCTGGATCATGATGATCGTCGGCGTCATCGGCGTCTTCGTCTACGCGAGCGTCATGCGGCGCCGCCGCATGGTTGTGCCCCCCACCACAGTGGTTTCCCCGGACGAACGCCAGCTGTGATCCGGCCGGGCGCGCCCGCCGGACCGGGCGCGCCCCCTCCCCGCCCGCCGGGGAGGCCGGATGTTCTGGGCCCTTGCCCGTGACCCGGCACCGGGCGCGTCACGCCCGGAAGGGGAGCCGCTCGTGGAGTTCTGGCTGCTCGGCACCGTCTGCGTCGACACGCTGACCGGGCCGCTTCTCCCCGGCCCCGCCAAACGCCGCAGCCTGCTCGCCGCCCTGCTGCTGCGCGCGAGCAGGCGGTGCAACGGCTCACCGACGACGGGTGAGTCCCGGCGGGGCGCACGATGCGGCCGTCGTCGTCGGCGCCGACGACGGCCGAGCCGCCTGCTCTTCCTCCCGCGAGGCCGCTGTCAGCCCTGTTCGTCCATCCCGGCGAGCACGAGCGGCAGCCGGGGCGTGCCCTGTGCACTGACGTGGACGGGGACGCCCCAGTCCTGTTGGTGGACATGGCAGGCCGGGTACTCGTTCGCGGGATCGTCGTCACAGGACGCGGCCATCGCCGAGACGTGCAGGACGCCCTCGGTCACCCCGTCCGCGAGGACCAGGTCGCGGAACAGGTCGGTGCCCGCTCCGTCGCCCCCGGCCAGCAGCTCCGGCGGGGTCGAGGAGACCAGCAGCCGGGTCGAGGGCCCGTACCGGGTGTCCAGCTTCTGCCCGGCGGGCGCCTGGAAGACGACGTCGAGCCGGAGCGTGCCGGGGGCGATCTCGGTGGCGACGCGCTGGGTGCGGTGCGACTGTTCCGCGACGCGTACCGCCTCCTCGGGCAGCCGCAGCCGGGTCAGCCGGTGCCCGGCGGACTCGACGACCACGAGATCGCCGTCGACCAGCACCGCGTCGCTGGGTTCGCGCAGATCCGTGGCGAGCGTGGTGACCTCACCGCTCGCCGGGTCGTAGCGGCGCAGGGCGTGGTTGTACGTGTCGCAGACGGCGACGGATCCGTCGGGCAGTGCGGTGACGCCCAGCGGGTGCTGGAGCAGTGCCTGAGCGGCGGCACCGTCGCGGTGGCCGAAGTCGAAGAGTCCGGTGCCGACGACGGTGTGGACGGCGCCCTCCCGGTCGACGTAGCGCAGCGCGGACGTCTCCGAGTCGGCGACCCAGAGCCGGTCCTCGGTCGCGGCGAGCCCGGACGGCTGGGCGAACCAGGCCTCCTCGCCCGGACCGTCGACCAGCCCCTCGTTCGTCGTGCCTGCCGCGACCCGCACGGTGCCGTTCGCGGGGTCGTACGTCCACAGCTGGTGCACGCCCGCCATGGCGATCCAGAGCCTGCCGTCGAACCAGGCGACGTCCCACGGCGAGGAGAGGTTCACCTCGCGGCCCGCGCCGCTGGTCGGCGCCCCCTGCCACCACTGGCTGCCGCTGCCGGCGAGGGTGGTCGTCGCACCGGTCGTGAGGTCGAGCGCGCGAAGGGCGTGGTTCACCGTGTCGGCGACGGCGATCCGCCCGTCGGGCAGCACCGCCAGCCCCTGCGGCTCGCTGAACCGGACCTCTTCGGGCCCGCCGTCCGCGAACCCGCGGTCGCCGGTGCCGAAGTGGCGGCGGACGGTCTCGCCGTCCGCTTCCAGCTCGACCAGCCGGTGGCGGGTGGTGTCGGAGACCAGGAAGCCGCCGTCGGCCAGCAGCAGCGCCTTCCCGGGGAACCGCAGGTGCGTCGCCACGGGCTCGGGCGCCACGTACGGCCCGTCGCCGCGTCGCAGGGTGCCCTTGGCCGTGTGCTCGGCCTCCAGCTCCTCGACGAGCTTCTCGATGGCGTGGGCGTGGCCCTCGCCGGCGTGCTGGGCGACGACATAGCCCTCGGGGTCGACGACGACGAGCGTCGGCCAGGCGCGTACGGCGTACTGCTTCCAGGTCGCGAGCTCGGGGTCGTCCAGCACCGGGTGGTGCACCTCGTACCGCTCGACGGCGTCGACGACGGCCTGGTGCTCCGCCTCATGGACGAACTTCGGCGAGTGCACGCCGATGATCACCACGGTGTCGCGGTGCTTCTCCTCCAGCTCGCGCAGCTCATCGAGGACATGCAGACAGTTCACGCAGCAGAACGTCCAAAAATCCAAGATCACGATACGTCCCCGCAGGTCAGCGAGGGTGTACTGCTGGTCGCCTGTATTGAGCCAGCCGCCCTTGCCGATCAGTTCGGGGGCCCTGACGCGCGCACGTGTTGCCATGTGAACAGTCAACATCACCGTGGCGTCCACGCATTCCACAGGTGCCTCGGGGAACCTGTGAGCCATGAGACTTCTTGTGCGTGAGCGGCTGTTCGGCATCGGCGACGACTACTGGATCGAGGATGCGGACGGGCGCAAGGTCTTCCTCGTCGACGGCAAGGCCATGCGGGTGCGTGAAACCTTCGAGCTGAAGGACGCGCAGGGCCGGATCCTCGTAGAGATCCGGCAGAAACTGATCAGCCTGCGCGACACGATGCTCATCGAGCGGGACGGCGAGCAGCTGGCCAAGATCAAGCGGAAGCGCCTTTCACTGCTGCGCAACCACTACCGGG
It contains:
- a CDS encoding L,D-transpeptidase family protein — its product is MSVPRSSVPLRLPYVVCAVLVLLLAGCGTGGFGTGGSGARTKAAGAPEVPGPPGSGAPSPAQPSSESSPAGPAAVPPGPSPTPPREIPGLGPRTRAEIPVGTRQAFVVTGDSPDSSLATAVLYTRDGPAADWRAAAAPWPAHNALNGWTAEHWEGDLRTPVGVFTLTSAGGRLDPPATVFPYDLNPDFKVEGEGFQGEPLEGSFDYVIAIDYNRLPGTSPLDHTRPLGTERGGGIWIHVDHGGPTQGCVSITYDRMRELLGLLDPAKDPVVVMGDVAYLSG
- the aspS gene encoding aspartate--tRNA ligase yields the protein MHRYRSHTCGELRASDVGTDVRLSGWLHNRRDLGGILFIDLRDHYGLVQLVARPGTPGNDALAKLTKETVVRIDGKVSARGADNVNPELPTGEIEIEVTEVEVLGESAPLPFTINAEDGVNEERRLEYRFLDLRRERMHRNIMLRSSVIASIRSKMVALGFNEMATPILTATSPEGARDFVVPSRLNPGKFYALPQAPQQFKQLLMISGFDRYFQIAPCFRDEDARADRSPGEFYQLDVEMSFVEQEDVFRPIEKLMTELFEEFGNGRHVTSPFPRIPFRESMLKYGNDKPDLRAKLELVDISDVFADSEFKAFAGKHVRALPVPDTAGQSRKFFDGLGDYAVEHGAKGLAWVRVGEDGKLAGPIAKFLTETDVKTLTERLSLVPGHAVFFGAGEFDEVSKIMSVVRVEAAKRAGHFEEGVFRFCWIVDFPMYEKDEDTGKIDFSHNPFSMPQGGLKDLEEKDPLDILAWQYDIVCNGIELSSGAIRNHEPELMLKAFEIAGYDRETVEQEFAGMLRAFRLGAPPHGGIAPGVDRIVMLLADEPNIRETIAFPLNGNAQDLMMGAPTVLDETRLRELNIQLRKPVASAKDAAEK
- a CDS encoding AI-2E family transporter, which produces MQTQKPLLPLGARRLAAWCGVVLLVAGVAALVVWLCVALKTAVTPVMLALLGTALLGPVHRWMTAHGVNRSLAAGLTCALLVAVVGGAGYIVVSALIDTGDQIVRSLKDAGHWVVDHFGVAGNTNVDDLAANAKQLVGKFGASAAGGLLSGLSLVGSLIATSVLALLLTFFFLRDSDRGVKLAHSIAPRGTGDLVEAMGRRAFEAVEGFMRGTTFIALIDAACITVGLLILKVPGAVGLGALVLVGAYIPYLGAFISGTVAVLVALADRGLVIALWALGVVLAVQVLEGHILQPLIQSRTVQMHPATILIALTAGASVAGLLGMLLAVPVCAAAFGILGELRKGHLPPPDPPDPATPDPVPPTPDASPGAPPSPSGA
- a CDS encoding pirin family protein encodes the protein MPAVTVENPLTLPKVAASGDAVARPVLAVTTAPSGFEGEGFPVRRAFAGINYKHLDPFIMMDQMGEVEYAAGEPKGTPWHPHRGFETVTYLIDGTFVHQDSNGGGGTIQNGDTQWMTAGSGLLHIEAPPESLVMSGGLFHGLQLWVNLPKADKMMAPRYQDIRGGQVQLLASPDGGALLRVIAGELDGHEGPGVTHTPITMIHATVRPGAEVTLPWREDFNGLAYVLAGRGTVGEERRPVHMGQTAVFGAGSSLTVRADERQDGNTPELEVVLLGGRPIREPMAHYGPFVMNSQAELKQAFEDFQAGRLGTVPAVHGM
- a CDS encoding SseB family protein, producing the protein MYGYDQNQGAQQPMGGGYGEQPLYPEPSPPSLGDAVRAFTTGSLAAEDFQQIFATSKVYCPRGDNPGFLALHNTQQPVIPMFTTLKELRLYAGKESKYFVITGAEVIDLLPTGYGFVLDMEGEHRMVFDAKAVEQMVDFAMRRMYG
- a CDS encoding acyl-CoA dehydrogenase — protein: MGHYKSNLRDIEFNLFEVLGRDKLYGTGPFAEMDVETAKSILDEVARLAENELADSYADADRNPPVFDPETNTAPVPDSFKKSYQAFMDSEYWRLGLPEEIGGTTSPRSLIWGYAELLLGANPAVWMYSSGPAFAGILFDEGNEAQKKIAEIAVEKQWGSTMVLTEPDAGSDVGAGRTKAVEQADGSWHIEGVKRFITSGEHDMSENIIHYVLARPEGAGPGTKGLSLFMVPKFHFDWTTGELSERNGVYATNVEHKMGLKASNTCEMTFGDQHPAKGWLIGDKHDGIRQMFRIIEFARMMVGTKAIAALSTGYLNALEYAKERVQGTDLSQFMDKTAPKVTITHHPDVRRSLMTQKAYAEGMRSLVLYTASVQDAIQESEAAGEDAKALHGLNDLLLPIVKGYGSEKSYEQLAQSLQTFGGSGYLQEYPIEQYIRDAKIDTLYEGTTAIQGQDFFFRKIVRDQGASLNTLSEEIKKFLAGAQGNEELSGALDSLAKAAVDLEAIVGTMITDLTATGEDVKNIYKVGLNTTRLLLASGDVVVGYLLLKGAAVAVEKLPTAAAKDVAFYRGKIAAAKFFAANVLPGVGAERALAESVDNSLMELDEAAF
- a CDS encoding M18 family aminopeptidase, whose protein sequence is MSSSPRFDRGHTDDLMAFLMACPSPYHAVATAASRLEKAGFRQVEETAAWDGSSGGKYVLRGGAIVAWYVPEGAGASTPFRIVGAHTDSPNLRVKPMPDTGAHGWRQIAVEVYGGTLLNTWLDRDLGLAGRISLRDGTHRLVNIDRALLRVPQLAVHLDRSANPDGLKLDRQKHMQPIWGLGDVAEGDLIRFVADEAGVDAEDITGWDLMPHPVEAPSYLGRDRELVAGPRMDNLLSVHAAVAALAAVAGQPDAEIPYIPVLAAFDHEENGSQSDTGADGPLLGTVLERSVFARGGTYEDRARAFAGTVCLSSDTGHAIHPNYAERHDPTHHPVINGGPILKVNVNMRYATDGSGRAVFASACEKAGVPWQLFVSNNSMPCGTTIGPITAARHGIQTIDIGVAILSMHSARELCGSDDPHLLATALASFLAG
- a CDS encoding DUF6458 family protein; this encodes MGLGGCFILIGVGAILAFATDWKMDSVNVDMVGWIMMIVGVIGVFVYASVMRRRRMVVPPTTVVSPDERQL
- a CDS encoding NHL domain-containing thioredoxin family protein; protein product: MATRARVRAPELIGKGGWLNTGDQQYTLADLRGRIVILDFWTFCCVNCLHVLDELRELEEKHRDTVVIIGVHSPKFVHEAEHQAVVDAVERYEVHHPVLDDPELATWKQYAVRAWPTLVVVDPEGYVVAQHAGEGHAHAIEKLVEELEAEHTAKGTLRRGDGPYVAPEPVATHLRFPGKALLLADGGFLVSDTTRHRLVELEADGETVRRHFGTGDRGFADGGPEEVRFSEPQGLAVLPDGRIAVADTVNHALRALDLTTGATTTLAGSGSQWWQGAPTSGAGREVNLSSPWDVAWFDGRLWIAMAGVHQLWTYDPANGTVRVAAGTTNEGLVDGPGEEAWFAQPSGLAATEDRLWVADSETSALRYVDREGAVHTVVGTGLFDFGHRDGAAAQALLQHPLGVTALPDGSVAVCDTYNHALRRYDPASGEVTTLATDLREPSDAVLVDGDLVVVESAGHRLTRLRLPEEAVRVAEQSHRTQRVATEIAPGTLRLDVVFQAPAGQKLDTRYGPSTRLLVSSTPPELLAGGDGAGTDLFRDLVLADGVTEGVLHVSAMAASCDDDPANEYPACHVHQQDWGVPVHVSAQGTPRLPLVLAGMDEQG